The following proteins come from a genomic window of Elusimicrobiota bacterium:
- a CDS encoding tetratricopeptide repeat protein, whose translation MLKNRNNKRTTITRTITRGALAVLVAFPGGLARAAATNTKKSNVEPLRTYQFRFEAADPIKSIHSYLDFIRKVSPGLEGLYSQYTVADLLMEQKQYGDAAKLLKFVSEIPQHDPYFKASVLMRMAVARMRLGQFSQAIQDYTAVLDTGEKILAPEAMIGLAVAHLAAGQLEKANTRFKELTAFYPAYGRHPRFMLPLGLILWESRRYDEALEYFLRNDKDPACLYFAGICYREKGKVPQAGGMFRRIGQEHPKTTWAERAHFEQGETFYQQGDYLLAAQTFADVERAHYSREWDNLALFRMACCDVRMRRYPEAEDKLWRLNGEKLEPALLANVTYLLTEALASQGKIQKLVSYLESTPEKKRPPENTYRLIWARAALGEHERVVRLANEFLTSIDDPELTPRTLLLQAYAFQELKKGPESFANFQLVVENFGKTPYAAKSAEMAAMNFFRLGEFKSITTQVNSLWNQISPEMQRRFPEAMFWMAHAYMKLNDGGNAQRYFQDFVKIAPPKHPWVAEALRNQALALSLGKSHQDALPILLRAYQNAQAIGDKTLMARLALDLANTSFNARKYEDAVTYYRLLLTIEPKHPEATFALFQEAVALHRGEYYNDAVAVWEKLAQQFATDKRAPEASFRAARTRFEMAQYAVAIGGYEKLIQNYPQSPFAQRAFLQIGQSHFNAGDYPKAIEAYLDYKTRYAKDPEITQVDQLLSYAYYKSGMSPDEISKLTAGQAKSPVLADIYWEEGAKAYNNKDYAKARESFQKLLYEFPSATVAPQASFFRAESVFLQENWADAIPAYGSFLSSYPDDPQKPLAQFHLAVSHFNLNEHDKSAEIFEAFSKNYPNHELAKSATLNAAISYARTGDPNKTTQAYLNYASLYPDADDVGMAYIQLGQFLEKAGQETRALEAYRRVPKSRPEYPQALYQLGRLHKTLNEPVGERRSYEALRDLAKKSDPYRVAGVLALADMHVAANDAQRALGAYEDVAANAADDVSRTLARQQIRAIKNALKGTQ comes from the coding sequence ATGCTCAAAAATAGGAACAACAAGCGGACGACAATCACCCGGACCATCACGCGCGGCGCGCTGGCGGTCTTGGTGGCGTTTCCCGGTGGCCTTGCCCGGGCCGCGGCCACCAACACGAAAAAATCCAACGTCGAACCGTTGCGGACTTACCAATTCCGGTTCGAAGCCGCCGACCCCATCAAATCCATCCATTCCTACCTGGATTTCATTCGCAAGGTGTCACCGGGTTTGGAGGGGTTGTATTCGCAGTACACCGTCGCCGACCTCCTCATGGAACAAAAGCAATACGGCGATGCGGCCAAATTGCTGAAGTTTGTATCGGAAATACCTCAACACGACCCCTATTTCAAAGCCTCGGTTTTAATGCGGATGGCCGTCGCCCGCATGCGGCTCGGCCAATTCTCCCAAGCCATTCAGGATTACACGGCGGTTCTCGACACCGGGGAAAAAATACTGGCCCCGGAGGCTATGATCGGCCTGGCGGTGGCCCATTTGGCGGCGGGCCAATTGGAAAAGGCGAACACCCGCTTCAAAGAATTGACCGCTTTTTATCCGGCTTATGGACGGCACCCGCGGTTTATGTTGCCGCTGGGCCTGATCCTGTGGGAGTCGCGCCGTTACGACGAGGCGTTGGAGTATTTCCTGCGCAACGACAAGGACCCCGCCTGCCTTTATTTTGCCGGGATCTGTTACCGTGAAAAAGGAAAGGTGCCCCAGGCCGGGGGCATGTTCCGGCGGATTGGGCAAGAGCATCCCAAGACCACCTGGGCCGAGCGGGCGCACTTTGAGCAGGGGGAAACGTTTTATCAGCAGGGGGATTACCTGTTGGCCGCCCAAACCTTCGCCGATGTGGAACGCGCCCATTATTCCCGCGAGTGGGACAATTTGGCGCTGTTCCGCATGGCGTGTTGCGACGTGCGGATGCGGCGATACCCCGAGGCCGAAGATAAACTCTGGCGCCTGAACGGTGAAAAACTGGAACCCGCCCTTTTGGCCAACGTCACTTATTTGCTCACGGAAGCGCTGGCGTCGCAGGGGAAAATTCAAAAGCTCGTCTCTTACTTGGAATCCACCCCGGAGAAAAAGCGGCCGCCCGAAAACACCTACCGCTTGATTTGGGCCCGCGCCGCGCTCGGCGAGCACGAACGGGTGGTGAGGCTGGCCAACGAATTCTTGACGTCGATCGACGACCCCGAACTCACCCCCCGCACCCTGCTCCTGCAGGCTTACGCCTTCCAGGAATTGAAAAAGGGGCCCGAGTCCTTCGCCAACTTCCAATTGGTGGTGGAGAATTTCGGCAAAACGCCCTACGCCGCCAAATCGGCGGAAATGGCCGCGATGAACTTCTTTCGGTTGGGCGAATTCAAATCCATCACCACCCAGGTCAATTCGTTGTGGAACCAAATTTCACCGGAAATGCAGCGGCGGTTCCCGGAAGCCATGTTCTGGATGGCCCACGCTTACATGAAATTGAACGACGGAGGGAACGCGCAGCGCTATTTCCAGGATTTCGTGAAAATCGCTCCGCCCAAACACCCCTGGGTGGCGGAAGCCCTGCGCAACCAGGCCTTGGCCCTTTCGTTGGGAAAGAGCCACCAGGACGCCCTGCCCATCCTTTTGCGGGCCTACCAAAACGCGCAGGCCATCGGCGACAAAACCCTCATGGCCCGCCTGGCGTTGGACCTGGCCAACACGTCCTTCAACGCGCGGAAATACGAGGACGCGGTGACCTATTACCGTCTGCTGTTGACCATCGAACCCAAACACCCCGAGGCGACCTTCGCGCTGTTTCAGGAGGCGGTGGCCTTGCATCGCGGCGAATACTACAACGACGCCGTGGCCGTTTGGGAAAAACTGGCCCAGCAGTTCGCCACGGACAAGCGCGCCCCCGAGGCGTCGTTCCGCGCGGCGAGAACCCGTTTTGAAATGGCCCAATACGCCGTGGCCATCGGTGGCTATGAAAAGCTCATTCAGAATTACCCCCAATCCCCTTTCGCCCAGCGCGCCTTCCTCCAAATCGGCCAGTCCCACTTCAACGCCGGGGACTACCCTAAAGCCATCGAGGCCTATTTGGACTACAAAACCCGTTACGCCAAGGACCCGGAGATCACCCAGGTGGACCAATTGTTGTCCTACGCCTATTACAAGTCGGGGATGAGCCCGGACGAGATTTCGAAATTGACCGCCGGGCAGGCGAAGAGCCCGGTGCTGGCCGATATTTACTGGGAAGAGGGCGCCAAGGCCTACAACAACAAAGACTACGCCAAAGCCCGCGAGAGTTTTCAGAAATTGCTTTACGAATTTCCCTCGGCCACGGTGGCCCCCCAAGCGTCGTTTTTTCGGGCCGAATCCGTCTTTTTGCAGGAAAACTGGGCGGACGCCATTCCGGCCTACGGCAGTTTTTTGAGCAGCTACCCGGATGACCCCCAAAAACCCTTGGCCCAATTCCACCTCGCGGTCAGCCACTTTAACTTGAACGAGCACGACAAGAGCGCCGAAATATTTGAGGCGTTCAGCAAGAATTACCCGAACCACGAATTGGCCAAGAGCGCGACCTTGAACGCCGCCATTTCCTACGCCCGCACGGGGGATCCGAACAAGACCACCCAGGCCTATTTGAATTACGCCTCGCTCTACCCGGACGCTGACGACGTGGGCATGGCCTACATTCAGTTGGGTCAATTTTTGGAAAAGGCCGGACAAGAAACACGCGCGCTTGAGGCCTATCGCCGGGTTCCGAAAAGCCGGCCGGAATACCCCCAGGCCCTTTACCAGTTGGGGCGGCTGCACAAAACCCTCAACGAACCCGTGGGGGAAAGACGGTCCTACGAAGCCTTGCGCGACTTGGCCAAGAAAAGCGATCCGTACCGGGTGGCCGGCGTGTTGGCGCTGGCCGATATGCACGTGGCCGCGAACGACGCCCAGCGCGCCCTCGGGGCCTATGAGGACGTGGCGGCCAACGCCGCCGACGATGTGAGCCGCACTTTGGCCCGGCAACAAATCCGGGCGATCAAAAACGCTTTGAAGGGCACCCAATAA
- a CDS encoding DUF3185 family protein, with amino-acid sequence MNKAVPIVLLVVGVTLIVFGVNASNSFGSDVSRLITGEPTDKALWLLVGGGVASLVGLFGVFTRSKS; translated from the coding sequence ATGAACAAGGCTGTTCCTATCGTACTTCTGGTTGTTGGAGTGACCCTGATTGTTTTTGGGGTTAATGCATCAAACTCCTTCGGTTCGGACGTGTCGCGTTTAATCACCGGTGAACCCACCGACAAGGCCCTTTGGCTGCTGGTCGGGGGTGGGGTGGCGAGCCTCGTGGGTTTGTTTGGGGTATTTACCAGATCGAAGAGTTGA
- a CDS encoding porin family protein has protein sequence MKGLVVAATLALRMPVLARAEVAEGVGDATFSIGPRASYYNPQGGDNGNWHGGAQARFHFTPVLAAEGSIDYRKSDFGEGSTIQGFPIQASLMADLTPHSRLSPFLLGGGGWYYTRVRGATVTTNTENQFGLHAGGGLEVLLTKSLSVDGSDRYIRLEDRVIHETNVV, from the coding sequence ATGAAAGGCCTCGTGGTTGCCGCCACGCTTGCCTTAAGAATGCCGGTTCTGGCGAGGGCAGAAGTCGCCGAGGGGGTTGGGGACGCGACGTTTTCCATCGGGCCGCGCGCCTCTTATTACAACCCGCAAGGCGGCGACAATGGAAATTGGCATGGCGGAGCCCAAGCTCGGTTCCATTTCACTCCCGTCCTCGCTGCGGAGGGTTCTATCGATTACCGTAAAAGTGATTTCGGCGAGGGATCCACGATTCAAGGATTCCCCATTCAGGCGAGTTTAATGGCCGACCTGACCCCGCACTCCCGCCTGAGTCCCTTTTTGCTGGGTGGGGGCGGTTGGTATTACACACGTGTGCGCGGCGCGACGGTCACGACCAACACGGAAAATCAGTTCGGCCTGCACGCCGGAGGAGGGCTGGAGGTGTTGTTAACCAAGTCCTTGTCCGTGGATGGGAGCGATCGCTATATCCGGCTGGAGGACAGGGTCATTCATGAGACCAACGTGGTGTAA
- a CDS encoding diguanylate cyclase, with the protein MPYKTITIVIGFLLFGGEIGRRIGRMQGRMERLEKTSRGLKSLCQTDTLTGVLSRMALLEQLEVEIRRARRYGSSMACLFIDVDDFKRQNDQHGHLFGDRSLVAIARTMARNIRETDVLGRYGGDEFLILLPQTGLTQAYQMAERVRNGVSSLDLGEGTQGDLTVSVGVYVSGRGEKTGSDCLQWADESLRQSKHNGKNRTVVFEHPEYAEAGHDLAVGIPPA; encoded by the coding sequence ATGCCATACAAGACCATCACCATCGTGATCGGGTTTCTCCTTTTTGGAGGAGAAATCGGCCGGAGGATCGGGCGAATGCAGGGGCGAATGGAGAGACTGGAGAAAACATCCCGCGGCCTCAAGTCCCTCTGTCAAACAGACACCCTCACCGGCGTTCTCTCCCGCATGGCCCTCCTGGAGCAGTTGGAGGTTGAAATCAGGCGGGCACGGCGGTACGGGAGTTCCATGGCTTGCTTGTTTATTGATGTGGATGATTTTAAGCGGCAAAACGACCAGCACGGGCACTTATTCGGGGACCGATCTCTCGTGGCGATCGCCCGGACGATGGCGCGAAACATCCGGGAGACGGACGTCCTGGGACGGTACGGAGGAGATGAGTTCCTCATCCTTCTCCCTCAAACCGGTCTTACGCAAGCCTATCAGATGGCGGAGCGAGTCCGCAACGGCGTGTCCAGCCTGGATTTGGGCGAGGGAACCCAGGGCGATCTTACGGTGAGCGTCGGGGTCTATGTTTCGGGTCGCGGGGAAAAGACGGGATCCGATTGTTTGCAATGGGCGGACGAGTCCCTTCGCCAAAGCAAACACAACGGCAAGAACCGAACGGTGGTTTTTGAACATCCCGAGTATGCCGAAGCGGGCCACGACCTCGCGGTGGGGATCCCCCCCGCTTGA
- the mutL gene encoding DNA mismatch repair endonuclease MutL yields MGKVHQLPEDIVRGIAAGEVVERPAAVLKELIENSLDAGATRLDIEIRDAGRTRLRVTDDGCGLSPEDARLALERHATSKITTLADLDRVRTYGFRGEALPSIAAVSRFELLTRPAETTGGWRIAVDGGRVVSEGPAGAPVGSTVTVADLFFNTPARLKFLKSDATERGQLLRVAEDAALAAPGVSWRVSAEGKDVWSLSTSAPGADRDRLAALWGGARADTLKTVRAEQKYASVHGWVSDVHSPQATARYQRLFINHRPVTNRRLLHALYDGYRGRLLVGRHPAAVLFLEIDPTLVDVNVHPTKREVRLSHEEELHGLVSRAVREALEHSATPRAVFAFSAAPAGAPVDTPPPRAVAPSPTFRAAEFGGVYRSLDGLPAAERASGEPLPLDEFKAARFEPLSQLYATYILARVDDRCFVFDQHAAAERVLYEALRRRNEAGAPARQPLLIPWVWEPSPEAAALLTERRGEWDALGFDLEPFGGGALRVRAVPAALPEHLVRPVLEGLVEDMLQGRLARGVDAVLVRAACRGSVKAGDPLAPPEMDRLIVQLQSVEHPWTCPHGRPTFLQLASEDLAKRFHRL; encoded by the coding sequence TTGGGCAAGGTCCATCAACTTCCCGAGGACATCGTTCGCGGCATCGCCGCGGGCGAGGTCGTCGAGCGCCCCGCCGCCGTCCTCAAAGAACTCATCGAGAACAGTCTCGACGCCGGGGCGACGCGCCTGGACATTGAAATCCGGGACGCCGGACGAACGCGCCTGCGGGTGACCGACGACGGGTGCGGTCTGTCGCCCGAAGACGCGCGCCTCGCCCTGGAGCGCCACGCCACTTCCAAAATCACGACACTGGCCGATCTCGACCGCGTCCGCACCTACGGGTTCCGCGGCGAGGCGCTGCCCTCCATCGCGGCGGTTTCGCGCTTTGAGTTGCTGACCCGCCCCGCGGAAACCACCGGCGGTTGGCGCATCGCCGTGGACGGGGGCCGCGTCGTTTCGGAGGGACCGGCCGGGGCCCCGGTGGGGAGCACCGTGACCGTCGCCGACTTGTTTTTCAACACCCCGGCGCGGCTTAAATTTCTAAAGTCCGACGCCACCGAACGCGGCCAGTTGCTGCGCGTGGCCGAGGACGCGGCCCTGGCGGCGCCGGGGGTGTCCTGGCGCGTTTCCGCCGAAGGCAAGGACGTCTGGTCCCTTTCGACCTCCGCCCCGGGCGCGGACCGGGACCGGCTGGCCGCCCTTTGGGGCGGGGCGCGGGCCGACACCCTCAAAACCGTCCGCGCGGAACAAAAATACGCGTCCGTTCACGGCTGGGTCTCGGACGTCCATTCGCCCCAGGCCACGGCCCGTTACCAGCGGTTGTTCATCAACCATCGGCCGGTGACGAACCGGCGGTTGCTCCACGCCCTTTACGACGGATACCGCGGCCGTCTGTTGGTGGGCCGACACCCGGCGGCGGTCCTCTTTTTGGAAATCGACCCCACGCTCGTGGACGTGAACGTGCACCCCACCAAGCGCGAGGTGCGCCTTTCGCACGAAGAGGAATTGCACGGGTTGGTGAGCCGCGCGGTGCGCGAAGCGTTGGAACACAGCGCCACGCCCCGGGCGGTCTTCGCCTTTTCGGCGGCCCCGGCCGGCGCGCCCGTCGACACCCCGCCCCCGAGGGCGGTCGCGCCGTCGCCGACGTTCCGCGCCGCCGAGTTCGGCGGCGTTTACCGTTCGCTCGACGGCCTCCCCGCCGCCGAACGCGCTTCCGGCGAACCCTTGCCCCTGGACGAATTCAAGGCCGCGCGGTTCGAGCCCCTTTCCCAGTTGTACGCCACCTACATCCTCGCCCGCGTGGACGACCGGTGTTTCGTTTTCGACCAGCACGCGGCGGCCGAGCGCGTGCTCTACGAAGCTCTCCGCCGTCGCAACGAGGCCGGCGCCCCGGCGCGGCAACCCCTGCTGATCCCCTGGGTGTGGGAACCCTCGCCGGAAGCGGCCGCCCTGTTGACCGAACGGCGCGGGGAGTGGGACGCCCTGGGGTTTGATCTGGAACCCTTTGGCGGCGGCGCCCTGCGGGTGCGCGCCGTGCCGGCGGCCTTGCCCGAACACTTGGTCCGGCCGGTTTTGGAAGGGTTGGTCGAAGACATGCTGCAGGGGCGGCTGGCGCGGGGGGTGGACGCGGTTCTCGTTCGGGCGGCCTGCCGGGGCTCCGTCAAAGCGGGGGACCCCTTGGCCCCTCCCGAGATGGATCGGTTGATCGTCCAATTGCAGTCGGTGGAACACCCGTGGACGTGTCCCCACGGACGGCCGACCTTCCTCCAATTGGCGAGCGAAGACCTGGCCAAGCGCTTTCACCGTCTTTAA
- a CDS encoding biopolymer transporter ExbD, producing the protein MSGDVRRRITSDGAIAGVNIVPVIDLCLVLLVVLMIVSPMLDAPPLEVNLPQALFEDSSERATITVSLDTAGNIAVNDKRLENKELLGPYLKEVATREQRVEPIVVLRTDKDTSYGLLTEIIALLKEVGFEDIALATHPLKDELSAPGEGS; encoded by the coding sequence ATGAGCGGGGACGTGCGGCGACGCATCACATCGGACGGGGCCATCGCGGGCGTGAACATCGTGCCCGTGATCGACCTGTGCCTCGTTTTGTTGGTGGTGTTGATGATCGTCTCCCCCATGCTTGACGCACCGCCGCTGGAGGTCAACCTGCCCCAGGCCCTCTTCGAGGACTCCTCGGAACGGGCGACCATCACCGTTTCCCTGGACACGGCGGGAAACATCGCCGTGAACGACAAACGCCTGGAGAACAAAGAACTCTTGGGCCCCTATTTGAAGGAAGTGGCCACCCGGGAACAGCGGGTGGAACCCATCGTGGTGTTGCGGACCGACAAGGACACCTCCTACGGTCTGTTGACGGAAATCATCGCTTTGTTGAAAGAAGTCGGGTTTGAGGACATCGCCTTGGCCACCCATCCGCTCAAGGACGAATTGAGCGCACCGGGGGAGGGGTCGTGA
- a CDS encoding lmo0937 family membrane protein, translated as MLETIAVILLVLWLLGLVSSYTVGGFIHVLLVLAIIIILVRLIKGKRPLGR; from the coding sequence ATGCTTGAAACAATTGCGGTCATTTTGTTGGTTCTGTGGCTTCTCGGCCTGGTGAGTTCTTATACGGTCGGTGGGTTCATTCACGTATTGCTCGTCCTGGCCATCATCATCATCCTGGTCCGCCTCATTAAAGGAAAGCGCCCATTGGGTCGATAA
- a CDS encoding PilZ domain-containing protein — protein sequence MLKTEKRRHKRFPVLKDMAEPVDLFVMDHPAREVPAVLTDLSGGGMSLVVFAHVSGEARLKMILDIHGLENLELLGRVAWTEPKGDTTAIGVRFDHLSHETLHRINNMAEAFQDCELKLSFGIKDVCFRECGYFSLCAKPVKLKH from the coding sequence ATGCTGAAAACGGAAAAGCGGCGTCACAAACGATTCCCGGTTTTGAAGGACATGGCGGAACCCGTGGATCTCTTCGTCATGGACCACCCCGCGCGCGAAGTGCCGGCGGTGTTGACCGACCTTTCCGGCGGGGGCATGTCCCTCGTCGTGTTCGCCCACGTTTCCGGGGAAGCGCGCCTCAAGATGATCCTCGACATTCACGGGTTGGAGAATTTGGAACTGCTGGGCCGCGTGGCCTGGACGGAGCCCAAGGGCGACACCACCGCCATCGGGGTCCGGTTCGATCATTTGTCCCACGAGACCTTGCACCGCATCAACAACATGGCCGAGGCCTTCCAGGATTGCGAACTGAAGCTTTCCTTCGGCATCAAAGACGTGTGTTTCCGGGAGTGCGGCTACTTCTCCCTGTGCGCGAAACCCGTTAAACTCAAACATTAA
- a CDS encoding glycogen-binding domain-containing protein produces the protein MNKKTAGFFLVLDLAFLGAVGYLIWQRYLELQKPAPPPPPPPPIEAPPTPELEPVVTSTETSSVVLSTAPAAVELSTPTVVAVSTPAVAALPAGESKAMNGTKTTRFTYYSRTANQVQIVGDFNNWTPQQFRRNAKGGWFLSLPIPPGDYSYNYLVDGKTVRDPNQPRTDTQGRSLLSLPPPSTSSQP, from the coding sequence ATGAACAAAAAAACAGCCGGTTTTTTCTTGGTTCTGGATTTGGCCTTTTTGGGGGCCGTTGGGTATTTGATTTGGCAGCGGTATCTTGAACTTCAAAAGCCGGCGCCCCCGCCTCCTCCGCCACCGCCCATCGAAGCCCCGCCGACTCCCGAACTTGAACCGGTGGTGACGTCAACCGAGACGTCCTCCGTGGTCCTTTCCACGGCGCCGGCGGCCGTCGAGTTGTCCACGCCGACCGTTGTGGCGGTTTCGACCCCGGCGGTGGCCGCCCTTCCCGCGGGCGAATCGAAAGCGATGAACGGCACGAAAACCACCCGGTTCACCTACTACAGTCGCACAGCCAATCAAGTTCAGATCGTTGGCGACTTCAACAATTGGACGCCCCAACAATTTCGCCGCAACGCCAAGGGGGGGTGGTTCCTCTCCTTGCCGATTCCACCGGGGGATTACTCCTACAATTATTTGGTGGACGGAAAGACCGTCCGAGACCCGAATCAACCCCGAACGGACACGCAAGGCCGATCCCTTTTGTCCCTGCCCCCTCCCTCCACCTCTTCCCAACCGTGA
- a CDS encoding energy transducer TonB encodes MTAARHWDLVYGRPSSPSWDGVLLLVAFLLHTPLFFMKMKAPPERGDPSENYVRIENIQDIMRRVPFDTRAMLRPPETLEATRINKLNLSDLLKNRPALPLPSPVLPKTPDLKGIRLPAAGAAPVAPDLTAVPSTVGGLSGAGGAGGLGVRPGAGGKGPLVGKEFTAATGSLGGIGNGTGPTLVGGRAGTGLAVPVSQRGTAEGGLTGPMAIVPKIGGVGGGIVGPGAVGGGGGLVNSKSGVATRVPATVEVDPSSLPVIEVRARTGAGTTVSKSMFPIVGPLANRKIKFSEPPEFPEWARKEGVEATVILKFTVLPNGKVKDNIVVDKTTGYKELDRLAMEALSTWVFDKLPGETNEEQVSLITMKFSLK; translated from the coding sequence GTGACCGCCGCGCGCCATTGGGATTTGGTTTACGGACGTCCGTCCAGCCCCTCCTGGGACGGGGTGTTGCTGTTGGTGGCGTTCCTGCTGCACACGCCCTTGTTCTTCATGAAGATGAAAGCCCCGCCGGAACGCGGGGATCCGTCGGAAAACTACGTCCGGATCGAAAACATTCAAGACATCATGCGGCGGGTGCCGTTTGATACCCGTGCGATGCTGCGGCCGCCCGAAACGCTGGAAGCGACCCGGATCAACAAGCTCAATCTTTCGGACCTCCTCAAAAACCGGCCCGCGTTGCCCCTGCCGTCGCCGGTGTTGCCCAAGACGCCGGATCTCAAAGGCATTCGCCTGCCCGCCGCGGGGGCGGCGCCGGTCGCCCCGGATTTAACGGCGGTTCCTTCCACCGTGGGCGGTTTGTCGGGAGCGGGGGGCGCGGGCGGCTTGGGCGTTCGTCCCGGCGCCGGCGGAAAGGGGCCCCTGGTGGGAAAAGAATTCACGGCCGCCACCGGATCCCTGGGCGGCATCGGGAACGGAACGGGCCCCACCCTGGTGGGGGGGCGCGCGGGGACGGGTTTGGCTGTCCCGGTTTCCCAGCGCGGGACCGCCGAAGGCGGATTGACGGGGCCGATGGCGATCGTTCCCAAAATCGGGGGGGTCGGCGGCGGGATTGTCGGCCCCGGGGCCGTGGGGGGCGGCGGCGGGTTGGTGAACTCCAAATCGGGCGTGGCCACGCGGGTGCCGGCCACGGTGGAAGTGGACCCCAGCTCCTTGCCGGTGATTGAAGTCAGGGCCCGCACCGGCGCCGGCACGACGGTGAGCAAGTCCATGTTCCCCATCGTGGGGCCCCTGGCCAACCGGAAAATCAAGTTCAGCGAACCCCCGGAATTCCCCGAATGGGCGCGCAAAGAGGGCGTGGAAGCCACCGTTATTTTAAAATTCACCGTGTTGCCCAACGGAAAAGTGAAGGACAACATCGTCGTGGACAAGACGACCGGGTACAAGGAGTTGGACCGGTTGGCCATGGAAGCCCTGTCGACATGGGTGTTCGATAAGCTCCCGGGGGAGACCAATGAGGAACAGGTCAGTTTGATCACCATGAAGTTCTCGCTCAAATGA
- a CDS encoding MotA/TolQ/ExbB proton channel family protein yields MNPTHELGFLEIMKISYVMPVLLIMSVVMVAVLIERLMFYHKMAGVDPLLFKRIKSFIVEGKFKDAEAVAAKGEGLIADALEAVLTAAHSRNRAEMDHVLTLYFQRTQSMLGRRLGLFGTLSFISPLLGLLGTVLGVMTAFRDLALSGTGGPGVVAAGISEALVATAAGIFVAVSAALIYNYFNFRLKHVLNSLNIFGQEIALIVTIGRDV; encoded by the coding sequence ATGAACCCCACCCACGAATTGGGATTTTTGGAAATCATGAAAATCAGTTACGTGATGCCGGTGCTGTTGATCATGTCGGTGGTCATGGTCGCCGTTTTGATCGAGCGGTTGATGTTTTACCACAAGATGGCCGGCGTCGATCCCCTCCTGTTCAAACGGATCAAATCGTTCATCGTCGAAGGAAAATTCAAGGACGCCGAGGCCGTCGCCGCCAAAGGGGAGGGGCTGATCGCCGACGCTCTCGAGGCCGTGCTCACGGCGGCCCACTCCCGAAACCGCGCCGAAATGGACCACGTCTTGACGTTGTATTTTCAGCGCACCCAATCCATGCTGGGCCGGCGGTTGGGGTTGTTCGGCACGTTGAGCTTCATTTCGCCCCTCCTGGGCTTGTTGGGGACGGTGCTCGGTGTCATGACCGCGTTTCGCGACCTGGCGTTGTCCGGAACCGGGGGGCCCGGGGTTGTGGCGGCGGGCATTTCCGAAGCCCTCGTGGCGACGGCCGCGGGTATCTTTGTGGCCGTGAGCGCCGCTCTGATTTACAACTATTTTAATTTCCGCTTGAAGCACGTGCTCAACAGCCTGAATATCTTCGGACAGGAAATCGCTTTGATCGTCACGATCGGGCGGGACGTTTGA
- a CDS encoding biopolymer transporter ExbD, producing MHDPNQEGELEETEKINVVPLADLTLVLLIVLMVLSPMITQSMIRVQAPRVEERATEGFMAPSPDEKAPPSPLLVEISEKGLRLNYVVFADVAALLRAIESQLQRTADRPVIVAATDGITVGSIVEILDGAKLAGAKSVALVKNTAEAFRK from the coding sequence ATGCACGATCCGAACCAAGAAGGCGAACTGGAAGAAACGGAAAAAATCAACGTGGTCCCCTTGGCGGACCTGACGTTGGTGTTGCTGATCGTTTTGATGGTCCTGTCGCCGATGATCACGCAATCCATGATCCGGGTCCAGGCCCCGCGCGTGGAAGAACGGGCCACCGAGGGCTTCATGGCGCCTTCTCCCGATGAGAAAGCGCCCCCGTCGCCGCTTCTGGTGGAAATATCGGAGAAGGGCCTGCGGTTGAATTACGTGGTTTTCGCCGACGTCGCCGCTTTGTTGCGGGCCATTGAATCGCAACTCCAGCGGACCGCCGATCGACCGGTGATCGTGGCCGCGACGGACGGCATCACGGTGGGTTCCATTGTGGAAATATTGGACGGGGCCAAGTTGGCCGGGGCCAAAAGCGTGGCGCTCGTGAAGAACACGGCGGAGGCGTTTAGGAAATGA